A section of the Streptomyces sp. V3I8 genome encodes:
- a CDS encoding acyl-CoA synthetase has product MTPGHGSTVDGVLRRSARRTPDRIAVIHRERTWTYAGLDDAVSRAAGVLRSSGLAPGDRVGSYGHNSDAYLIGFLACARAGLVHVPVNQNLTGDDLAYIVGQSGSTLVLADPDLVDRLPDGVRVLPLRDAEDSLLARLESTPPYDGPEPRTEDLVQLLYTSGTTALPKGAMLTHRALVHEYLSAITALDLSAGDLPVHSLPLYHSAQMHVFLLPYLAVGATNTILDAPDGDQLFDLVEAGRADSLFAPPTVWIGLSNRPDFATRDLSGLRKAYYGASIMPVPVLERLRARLPKLAFYNCFGQSEIGPLSMVLGPHEHKGRLDSCGRPVLFVDARVVDENGKDVPDGTSGEVVYRSPQLCEGYWDKPQESAEAFRDGWFRSGDLVVRDAHGYFTVVDRVKDVINSGGVLVASRQVEDALYTHPEVAEVAVIGLPHERWIEAVTAVVVPRGRVTEDELLAHARENLAHFKAPKRVLFVTELPRNASGKILKRELRDRFGEDAPAGAPGGPFG; this is encoded by the coding sequence ATGACGCCTGGACACGGCAGCACGGTCGACGGGGTGCTGCGGCGCAGCGCCCGGCGCACCCCGGACCGCATCGCGGTCATCCACCGCGAGCGCACCTGGACGTACGCCGGACTCGACGACGCCGTCTCCCGCGCCGCCGGGGTGCTGCGCTCCTCGGGGCTCGCCCCGGGCGACCGCGTCGGCTCCTACGGGCACAACTCGGACGCGTACCTCATCGGCTTCCTGGCCTGCGCCCGCGCCGGGCTCGTCCACGTGCCGGTCAACCAGAACCTGACCGGTGACGACCTCGCGTACATCGTCGGGCAGTCGGGCAGCACGCTGGTGCTGGCCGACCCGGACCTCGTGGACCGGCTCCCCGACGGCGTACGCGTACTGCCGTTGCGCGACGCGGAGGACTCGCTGCTCGCCCGGCTGGAGTCGACGCCGCCGTACGACGGTCCCGAGCCGCGCACCGAGGACCTGGTGCAACTGCTCTACACCTCGGGCACGACGGCGCTGCCCAAGGGGGCGATGCTGACCCACCGCGCGCTGGTGCACGAGTACCTCAGCGCGATCACCGCCCTCGACCTGAGCGCCGGCGACCTGCCCGTGCACTCGCTGCCGCTCTACCACTCGGCGCAGATGCACGTGTTCCTGCTGCCCTACCTCGCGGTCGGCGCCACGAACACCATCCTCGACGCACCCGACGGGGACCAGCTGTTCGACCTCGTCGAGGCCGGCCGCGCGGACAGCCTCTTCGCGCCGCCCACCGTGTGGATCGGTCTGTCGAACCGCCCCGACTTCGCGACGCGTGACCTGAGCGGGCTGCGCAAGGCGTACTACGGGGCGTCGATCATGCCGGTGCCCGTACTGGAACGGCTGCGGGCGCGGCTGCCGAAGCTGGCCTTCTACAACTGCTTCGGGCAGAGCGAGATCGGCCCGCTGTCCATGGTCCTCGGGCCGCACGAGCACAAGGGACGGCTGGACTCCTGCGGGCGGCCGGTGCTCTTCGTGGACGCGCGGGTGGTCGACGAGAACGGCAAGGACGTGCCGGACGGCACCTCCGGCGAGGTCGTCTACCGGTCGCCGCAGCTGTGCGAGGGCTACTGGGACAAGCCGCAGGAGAGTGCCGAGGCGTTCCGGGACGGCTGGTTCCGCTCGGGCGACCTCGTGGTGCGGGACGCCCACGGGTACTTCACCGTCGTCGACCGGGTGAAGGACGTCATCAACTCCGGTGGTGTCCTGGTCGCCTCACGGCAGGTGGAGGACGCGCTCTACACCCATCCCGAGGTGGCGGAGGTCGCGGTGATCGGCCTGCCGCACGAGCGGTGGATCGAGGCGGTCACCGCGGTGGTCGTCCCGCGCGGGCGGGTCACGGAGGACGAACTGCTCGCGCACGCACGGGAGAACCTCGCCCACTTCAAGGCCCCGAAGCGGGTGCTGTTCGTGACGGAACTGCCGCGCAACGCGAGCGGGAAGATCCTGAAGCGGGAACTGCGGGACCGGTTCGGCGAGGATGCTCCCGCCGGTGCCCCGGGCGGACCATTTGGCTGA
- the paaK gene encoding phenylacetate--CoA ligase PaaK, with protein sequence MADSTDLLDAGERLDPEALRALQLERLKATLRHAYENVPFYRDAFDKAGLRPQDCGSLADLARFPFTTKADLRENYPYGMFAVPRERIRRIHASSGTTGRPTVVGYTENDLSMWSDMVARSIRAAGGRPGDIAHVAYGYGLFTGGLGAHYGAERLGCTVVPASGGMTARQVQLIQDLRPGIIMVTPSYMLTILDEFERQGVDPRATSLRVGVFGAEPWTEEMRREIEERFAIDAVDIYGLSEVIGPGVAQECVETKDGLHIWEDHFYPEVVDPLTGEVLPDGVEGELVFTSLTKEAMPVVRYRTRDLTTLLPGTARVFRRMRKITGRSDDLVIVRGVNLFPTQVEEIVLRTPGVAPHFQLRLTREGRLDALTVRAEARAGATPETRDAAARAIAAAVKDGIGVSARVEIVEPESLERSVGKIRRIVDLRPR encoded by the coding sequence GTGGCGGACTCGACGGACCTGCTGGACGCAGGTGAGCGGCTCGACCCGGAGGCTCTGCGCGCGCTCCAGCTGGAGCGGCTGAAGGCCACCCTGCGGCACGCCTACGAGAACGTGCCGTTCTACCGCGACGCCTTCGACAAGGCCGGGCTCCGGCCGCAGGACTGCGGCTCGCTCGCCGATCTGGCGCGCTTCCCCTTCACCACCAAGGCCGACCTGCGCGAGAACTACCCGTACGGGATGTTCGCCGTGCCCCGGGAGCGTATCCGCCGCATCCACGCCTCCAGCGGCACCACGGGACGCCCCACCGTCGTCGGCTACACGGAGAACGACCTCTCCATGTGGTCCGACATGGTGGCCCGCTCGATCCGCGCGGCGGGCGGCCGGCCCGGCGACATCGCCCACGTGGCCTACGGCTACGGCCTCTTCACCGGCGGGCTCGGCGCGCACTACGGCGCCGAACGGCTGGGCTGCACGGTCGTTCCGGCGTCGGGCGGCATGACGGCCCGGCAGGTCCAGCTCATCCAGGACCTGCGGCCCGGGATCATCATGGTGACGCCCTCGTACATGCTGACGATCCTCGACGAGTTCGAGCGGCAGGGCGTCGACCCGCGTGCGACCTCGCTGCGCGTCGGCGTCTTCGGCGCCGAGCCCTGGACCGAGGAGATGCGCCGGGAGATCGAGGAGCGGTTCGCCATCGACGCCGTCGACATATACGGGCTGTCGGAGGTGATCGGCCCCGGGGTGGCCCAGGAGTGCGTGGAGACGAAGGACGGACTGCACATCTGGGAGGACCACTTCTACCCGGAGGTCGTCGACCCGCTCACCGGCGAGGTGCTGCCGGACGGCGTGGAGGGCGAGCTGGTGTTCACCTCGCTCACCAAGGAGGCCATGCCCGTCGTCCGCTACCGGACCCGGGACCTGACGACGCTGCTGCCCGGCACGGCCCGCGTCTTCCGGCGGATGCGGAAGATCACCGGCCGCAGCGACGACCTGGTCATCGTGCGCGGCGTCAACCTCTTCCCGACCCAGGTCGAGGAGATCGTCCTGCGCACCCCGGGCGTCGCTCCGCACTTCCAGCTCCGGCTGACCCGTGAGGGCCGCCTCGACGCGCTCACGGTACGGGCCGAGGCGCGCGCCGGGGCCACGCCGGAGACCCGCGACGCGGCCGCGCGCGCCATCGCGGCGGCCGTGAAGGACGGCATCGGCGTCTCGGCGCGGGTCGAGATCGTCGAACCGGAGTCGCTGGAGCGGTCGGTCGGCAAGATCAGGCGCATCGTGGACCTGCGCCCGCGGTAG
- a CDS encoding acyl-CoA synthetase — MSQPPGGFWAQATADPERTVLIAADGARWTAGRLHAEANRLVHGLRAAGLARGDSFAVVLPNGVEFLTAYLAASQAGFYLVPVNHHLVGPEIAWIVADSGAKVLIAHERFGDAARHAADEAGLPAEQRYAVGGAAGFRPYADLLDGQPGSAPGDRTLGWVMNYTSGTTGRPRGIRRPLPGKLPEETYLGGFLGIFGIKPFDDNVHLVCSPLYHTAVLQFAGASLHIGHRLVLMDKWTPEEMLRLIDTHRCTHTHMVPTQFHRLLALPERTRAAYDVSPMRHAIHGAAPCPDHVKRAMIEWWGHSVEEYYAASEGGGAFATAEDWLKKPGTVGRAWPISELAVFDDDGNAVPPGELGTVYMKMSTGGFSYHKDETKTRKNRIGDFFTVGDLGHLDEDGYLFLRDRKIDMIISGGVNIYPAEIEAALLAHPAVADAAAFGIPHDDWGEAVKAVVEPAPGSVPGEALAADILAHCARRLAGYKRPGSVDFIGTMPRDPNGKLYKRRLREPYWEGRTRPV, encoded by the coding sequence GTGAGTCAGCCACCGGGCGGGTTCTGGGCCCAGGCCACCGCCGACCCCGAACGCACCGTGCTCATCGCGGCCGACGGCGCGCGATGGACCGCCGGACGGCTGCACGCCGAGGCCAACCGGCTGGTGCACGGACTGCGGGCCGCCGGGCTCGCCCGCGGGGACTCCTTCGCCGTCGTGCTGCCCAACGGCGTCGAGTTCCTCACCGCGTACCTCGCCGCCTCGCAGGCCGGCTTCTACCTCGTGCCCGTCAACCACCACCTCGTGGGCCCCGAGATCGCCTGGATCGTCGCCGACTCCGGGGCCAAGGTGCTCATCGCGCACGAGCGGTTCGGCGACGCCGCCCGCCACGCGGCCGACGAGGCGGGGCTGCCCGCCGAGCAGCGGTACGCGGTGGGCGGGGCCGCGGGCTTCCGGCCGTACGCCGACCTCCTCGACGGGCAGCCCGGCTCCGCGCCCGGGGACCGGACGCTCGGCTGGGTCATGAACTACACCTCCGGCACCACGGGGCGCCCGCGCGGCATCCGCCGCCCGCTGCCGGGCAAGCTCCCCGAGGAGACGTACCTCGGCGGCTTCCTCGGCATCTTCGGCATCAAGCCGTTCGACGACAACGTGCATCTGGTGTGTTCGCCGCTCTACCACACGGCGGTGCTCCAGTTCGCGGGCGCGTCCCTGCACATCGGGCACCGGCTGGTCCTGATGGACAAGTGGACGCCCGAGGAGATGCTCCGGCTCATCGACACCCACCGGTGCACCCACACCCACATGGTCCCCACCCAGTTCCACCGCCTGCTCGCGCTGCCCGAGCGGACGCGGGCCGCGTACGACGTGTCGCCCATGCGGCACGCCATCCACGGCGCCGCCCCGTGCCCCGACCATGTGAAACGGGCCATGATCGAGTGGTGGGGCCACAGCGTCGAGGAGTACTACGCGGCCAGCGAGGGCGGGGGCGCCTTCGCCACCGCCGAGGACTGGCTGAAGAAGCCCGGCACGGTCGGCAGGGCCTGGCCCATCAGCGAACTCGCCGTCTTCGACGACGACGGGAACGCGGTCCCGCCCGGTGAACTGGGCACCGTCTACATGAAGATGAGCACCGGCGGCTTCTCGTACCACAAGGACGAGACCAAGACGCGCAAGAACCGCATCGGGGACTTCTTCACCGTCGGCGACCTGGGACACCTCGACGAGGACGGCTACCTCTTCCTCCGCGACCGCAAGATCGACATGATCATCTCGGGCGGGGTCAACATCTACCCCGCCGAGATCGAGGCCGCGCTGCTCGCCCACCCCGCCGTCGCCGACGCGGCCGCCTTCGGGATACCGCACGACGACTGGGGCGAGGCGGTGAAGGCGGTCGTCGAACCCGCTCCCGGCTCCGTACCCGGCGAGGCGCTGGCCGCCGACATCCTCGCCCACTGCGCACGGCGGCTCGCCGGGTACAAACGGCCCGGGAGCGTCGACTTCATCGGGACGATGCCGCGCGATCCCAACGGGAAGCTGTACAAGCGGCGGCTCCGGGAGCCGTACTGGGAGGGCCGTACGCGTCCGGTGTGA
- a CDS encoding sulfatase → MPAAEDAPGGAESPAADGAAPTASAGAPAGTGPRADAQTPSGEGPADEEPAGQVPSGAGAGAGAGAVDGDGDGEGDGDGDGEGEGSGTAEPEPPAPRGWRAKHPVAARNVRYTVTVLAAVLVLFALLMPNEPDRFRPAVLTRLPVEAIFGAAVLIVLPKTLRVVTAVLAGLALGALTVLNLLDLGFNEFLGRGFNVVLDWVLFDDARSYLEDSMGKAGTVGVVIAVVALVIAVFALMVLSVVRLAGLLARHSGRATRATLVAGTVWVACSALGVQFAGVQFAARSTAGAVQNRVDRVQATLKDEAEFAKIAKKDTFANTPGDQLLTDLRGKDVIIGFIESYGRSAIEDPIMAPGVDAMLDAKTEALTEAGYAARSGWLTSATYGGSSWLGHSTFLSGLWISNQARYRTVTAGEHLTLTGAFRRTGAWRTVGIMPGVQKNWPESSFYGLDNVYDSRELGYKGPKFSWSTMPDQYALSAYQRLEHGKKRAKPLMSEIILTSSHQPWAPIPKTIPWDEVGDGSVYEDIQKEGKKASDVFYDSTKVKEEYGKSVQYSVSSLIDYVVKYGGKNTVLVFLGDHQPLARVSGDHASRDVPISIVAHDKSVLDKIDDWGWTDGLKPDDTAPVWRMDSFRDRFLTAYGSTPHP, encoded by the coding sequence ATGCCCGCGGCCGAGGACGCGCCGGGCGGCGCGGAGTCGCCGGCCGCCGACGGCGCCGCGCCGACCGCGTCCGCCGGCGCCCCCGCCGGCACCGGGCCACGTGCCGACGCACAGACGCCGTCCGGCGAAGGACCCGCGGACGAAGAGCCGGCGGGTCAAGTCCCGTCCGGTGCCGGTGCCGGTGCCGGTGCCGGTGCCGTTGACGGAGACGGAGACGGCGAGGGCGACGGAGACGGAGACGGCGAGGGCGAGGGCTCCGGTACCGCGGAGCCGGAGCCCCCCGCCCCCCGCGGCTGGCGTGCCAAGCACCCGGTCGCGGCGCGCAACGTGCGGTACACCGTCACCGTCCTCGCCGCCGTCCTCGTGCTCTTCGCCCTCCTCATGCCCAACGAACCCGACCGGTTCCGGCCCGCCGTGCTCACCCGCCTGCCGGTGGAGGCGATCTTCGGAGCCGCCGTCCTCATCGTGCTGCCGAAGACGCTGAGGGTGGTGACGGCCGTGCTCGCCGGTCTGGCGCTCGGCGCGCTGACCGTCCTGAACCTCCTCGACCTCGGCTTCAACGAATTCCTCGGCCGCGGCTTCAACGTCGTACTCGACTGGGTCCTGTTCGACGACGCCCGGTCGTACCTCGAGGACTCCATGGGCAAGGCCGGCACGGTCGGCGTCGTGATCGCGGTCGTCGCGCTCGTGATCGCCGTGTTCGCGCTGATGGTCCTGTCCGTCGTCCGGCTCGCCGGCCTGCTGGCCCGGCACAGCGGCCGCGCGACCCGCGCCACCCTGGTCGCCGGCACCGTCTGGGTCGCCTGCTCGGCGCTCGGTGTGCAGTTCGCCGGCGTGCAGTTCGCGGCCCGCAGCACCGCCGGCGCCGTCCAGAACCGGGTGGACCGCGTCCAGGCGACCCTCAAGGACGAGGCGGAGTTCGCCAAGATCGCCAAGAAGGACACCTTCGCCAACACGCCCGGCGATCAGCTCCTCACCGACCTGCGCGGCAAGGACGTCATCATCGGCTTCATCGAGAGCTACGGCCGCAGCGCCATCGAGGACCCGATCATGGCACCCGGCGTCGACGCCATGCTGGACGCCAAGACCGAGGCGCTCACCGAGGCCGGATACGCGGCCAGGAGTGGCTGGCTCACCTCGGCGACGTACGGCGGCAGCAGCTGGCTGGGCCACTCCACCTTCCTCTCGGGGCTGTGGATCAGCAACCAGGCCCGCTACCGCACTGTCACCGCGGGCGAGCACCTCACGCTCACCGGTGCCTTCCGGCGCACCGGCGCGTGGCGAACCGTCGGCATCATGCCGGGCGTCCAGAAGAACTGGCCCGAGAGCTCGTTCTACGGCCTCGACAACGTCTACGACTCCCGCGAACTGGGCTACAAGGGACCGAAGTTCAGCTGGTCGACGATGCCCGACCAGTACGCCCTGAGCGCCTACCAGCGCCTGGAGCACGGCAAGAAGCGCGCCAAGCCGCTGATGTCGGAGATCATCCTGACCTCCAGCCACCAGCCCTGGGCGCCGATCCCGAAGACGATCCCGTGGGACGAGGTCGGCGACGGCTCGGTCTACGAGGACATCCAGAAGGAGGGCAAGAAGGCCTCGGACGTCTTCTACGACTCCACCAAGGTCAAGGAGGAGTACGGGAAGTCCGTCCAGTACTCGGTGAGCAGCCTCATCGACTACGTGGTGAAGTACGGCGGCAAGAACACCGTGCTGGTCTTCCTCGGCGACCACCAGCCCCTCGCCAGGGTCAGCGGCGACCACGCCAGCCGGGACGTGCCGATCTCCATCGTCGCCCACGACAAGTCCGTACTCGACAAGATCGACGACTGGGGCTGGACCGACGGCCTCAAGCCCGACGACACCGCCCCGGTCTGGCGCATGGACTCCTTCCGCGACCGCTTCCTGACCGCGTACGGCTCCACGCCCCACCCGTAG